A window from Nitrospira sp. ND1 encodes these proteins:
- a CDS encoding ribonuclease domain-containing protein has translation MMSIRRITRLLLWLCATVALSLGVSFAAEPGQTLLDAPTPILTPAPDQTPQTQNGSVRAGPRTTTRSDQASIPLTARETLSAIETRHGDPPPGYIGGRTFQNRERVLPRGRYREYDVHPKVPGKNRGAERIVIDQRTGKAYYTADHYRTFVPMN, from the coding sequence ATGATGTCCATTCGACGCATCACACGGCTTCTTCTTTGGCTCTGCGCCACAGTCGCTCTCTCCCTGGGCGTCTCCTTCGCGGCAGAACCGGGCCAGACACTCCTCGATGCGCCGACCCCGATCCTCACACCGGCTCCTGATCAGACGCCGCAGACACAGAACGGTTCCGTGCGCGCCGGACCCCGGACCACCACGCGCAGCGACCAGGCATCCATACCGCTCACTGCGCGAGAGACGCTGAGCGCTATTGAAACGCGGCATGGCGATCCGCCGCCGGGCTATATCGGAGGACGCACCTTTCAGAATCGTGAACGCGTACTGCCGCGCGGGCGCTATCGCGAGTACGATGTGCACCCCAAGGTGCCGGGGAAGAATCGAGGCGCTGAACGGATCGTCATCGACCAACGCACCGGCAAGGCCTATTACACTGCCGACCACTACCGGACATTTGTTCCGATGAATTGA
- a CDS encoding GNAT family N-acetyltransferase: MLSSTKLHTPRLTLRQWQTSDLEPFALMSSDADVMRYYPAPWSREQSDAFAQRVLRLIDELGWGFWAVEERVSGRFIGFVGLHVPSDKLPFSPCVEVGWRLAKPYWGLGYATEAAQSAIAFGFQQLHLKELVAFTAIANLKSRAVLERLGMRLDCEFDHPQLPVESWLRRHVLYRLHSPV, from the coding sequence ATACTCTCCTCCACTAAACTCCACACTCCCCGCCTTACACTCAGGCAGTGGCAAACATCCGACCTTGAGCCATTCGCTCTGATGAGTTCTGACGCCGATGTCATGCGTTATTATCCGGCGCCTTGGTCCAGAGAGCAGAGCGACGCGTTTGCCCAACGGGTGTTGCGACTGATCGACGAACTTGGCTGGGGTTTCTGGGCGGTTGAGGAACGGGTGTCAGGGCGATTCATCGGCTTCGTCGGACTACATGTTCCCTCCGACAAGCTCCCGTTCTCTCCCTGCGTGGAAGTGGGATGGCGCCTGGCCAAACCATACTGGGGCCTGGGCTATGCCACGGAGGCCGCGCAATCGGCCATCGCGTTTGGCTTCCAGCAACTCCATCTGAAAGAGCTCGTCGCCTTCACCGCCATCGCCAACCTGAAGTCGCGTGCGGTGCTGGAACGTCTCGGCATGCGGCTCGACTGCGAGTTCGACCATCCTCAGCTGCCCGTCGAATCCTGGCTGCGCCGACATGTGCTGTATCGTCTTCACTCGCCTGTGTGA
- a CDS encoding META domain-containing protein produces MTRRAENNRWELTHWGDRSVPYGDDGEPVILSFKDGRVSGHAGCNRYSAAIVFGPRRGEVKVFRGITTRMACEPRHMEFEASFIRAFEASTRYRLDGESLSFESNLAPPLEFYRRPLD; encoded by the coding sequence ATGACTCGACGCGCCGAAAACAATCGATGGGAGCTGACACATTGGGGTGATCGTTCGGTTCCCTATGGCGACGACGGAGAACCCGTGATCCTCTCGTTCAAGGATGGACGAGTGTCGGGCCATGCCGGCTGCAATCGTTATAGTGCAGCCATCGTCTTCGGGCCCCGCAGGGGAGAGGTGAAGGTCTTTCGAGGCATCACCACCCGTATGGCCTGCGAGCCCCGGCATATGGAGTTTGAAGCCTCGTTTATCAGGGCATTTGAAGCCTCGACCCGGTACCGCCTGGACGGCGAAAGCTTGTCGTTCGAAAGCAACCTCGCTCCGCCGTTAGAGTTTTACCGCCGCCCGCTGGACTGA
- a CDS encoding thermonuclease family protein has translation MLHRNERVSRLLSRFTLLFFVASPAPPVVAAVEESRSTLHTYTPAATNDPGPFHCNDCWGLKPEERQPLPQHQTPRYRRGQHERGPRPHKNPFAKKSRSHSRGLRSLPRHALSMGSFERTVEPWQVRTVDGDTIRYGTDRIRIRGYNAPELSEAGGREAALRLEQLMQEGTINIVPHGRDVYGRTLADVFVNGQNVAEVMTGEGFGRRG, from the coding sequence ATGCTGCACAGAAACGAACGTGTTTCCCGCCTGCTCAGCCGGTTCACGCTGCTCTTCTTCGTCGCGTCGCCCGCCCCGCCAGTCGTCGCTGCCGTGGAAGAAAGTCGGTCCACCCTGCATACCTATACGCCGGCCGCCACCAACGACCCTGGGCCGTTTCACTGTAACGACTGTTGGGGGTTGAAACCCGAGGAACGTCAGCCGCTGCCGCAACATCAGACGCCACGGTATCGACGTGGACAGCATGAGCGGGGACCGCGCCCGCACAAGAATCCCTTCGCAAAAAAGTCGCGTTCTCATAGCCGTGGGCTTCGGTCCCTTCCGCGTCACGCGCTGTCGATGGGAAGCTTCGAACGAACCGTAGAACCCTGGCAAGTCCGCACCGTCGATGGCGATACGATTCGCTACGGAACAGATCGCATCCGCATTCGCGGGTACAACGCGCCTGAGTTGTCGGAAGCAGGCGGGCGAGAAGCTGCATTGCGATTGGAGCAACTGATGCAGGAAGGAACGATCAACATCGTCCCCCATGGCCGCGATGTCTACGGCCGGACCCTGGCCGATGTCTTCGTGAACGGCCAGAACGTGGCCGAGGTGATGACGGGGGAGGGATTTGGACGGAGGGGATAG
- a CDS encoding HAD family hydrolase, whose product MTKKAEIDLLIFDLDGTLIESKWDIADSVNLTLRDLGVPERPQEEIFGFVGDGVKKLLRLAVGEGNKDLYDEALRVFRGHYLEHCLDRTSFYPGIDQVLTHFSAKPKAVATNKAIEYTHVILKGLGPQHFVYVVGGDNGFGLKPEPGMLVHVMEQLGVEKDRTVLVGDSTNDINGGHNAGIRVCAVGYGMGNRQKMAACQPDWFIERPEELMELFI is encoded by the coding sequence ATGACGAAGAAGGCTGAAATCGATTTGCTGATTTTCGACCTCGACGGCACCTTGATCGAGTCGAAATGGGATATCGCCGACAGCGTCAATTTGACGTTGCGCGATCTGGGTGTGCCGGAGCGCCCGCAGGAAGAAATTTTCGGATTCGTCGGCGACGGCGTGAAGAAGCTCTTGCGGCTGGCGGTCGGCGAAGGCAACAAGGACTTGTACGATGAAGCGCTTCGGGTCTTTCGCGGACATTATCTGGAACATTGCCTGGATCGCACCTCGTTTTATCCGGGGATCGACCAGGTCCTCACCCATTTCTCCGCCAAGCCCAAGGCCGTGGCGACCAATAAGGCGATCGAATATACCCACGTGATTTTGAAGGGCCTCGGCCCGCAACACTTTGTCTATGTGGTCGGCGGCGACAACGGGTTCGGTCTCAAGCCAGAGCCCGGCATGCTGGTGCATGTGATGGAACAACTCGGAGTCGAGAAGGACCGTACGGTGCTGGTCGGCGACAGCACCAACGACATCAACGGCGGTCACAATGCAGGCATCCGGGTCTGTGCGGTGGGGTATGGCATGGGCAACCGCCAGAAGATGGCCGCCTGTCAGCCCGATTGGTTTATTGAACGACCGGAGGAACTGATGGAGCTTTTCATATGA
- a CDS encoding barstar family protein — MSLIALQSIKKPWAHLLVHAEGEALDKILSVPAHFVTKTVAGKKCKTKAGLLDEFSRVFSFPDYFGHNWDALEECLADLDWLPAKGYLVVVTDADQVLTKPDEEDDFETFVEILSEAGEAWSLKESDEATGDGLPFHAVLAVSDRHKRSRHNWFAPPLAMERKPLKSGPAKGTKKKPPR, encoded by the coding sequence ATGTCGCTCATTGCCCTCCAATCGATCAAGAAACCCTGGGCGCATCTCCTGGTGCATGCCGAAGGAGAGGCGCTCGATAAAATTCTCTCCGTCCCCGCGCACTTCGTCACCAAAACCGTCGCCGGCAAGAAATGTAAAACGAAAGCGGGCCTGCTGGATGAATTCAGCCGGGTCTTCTCGTTTCCGGACTACTTCGGCCACAACTGGGATGCCCTCGAAGAATGTTTGGCCGATCTGGACTGGCTTCCGGCCAAGGGCTATCTCGTGGTGGTGACGGATGCGGATCAAGTACTGACGAAACCCGACGAAGAAGACGACTTTGAAACCTTCGTTGAGATCTTGAGCGAAGCCGGTGAAGCCTGGAGCCTGAAAGAATCCGACGAGGCGACGGGAGACGGGCTGCCGTTCCACGCCGTGCTGGCTGTCTCGGATCGCCATAAACGGAGCCGCCACAATTGGTTCGCGCCGCCGTTGGCCATGGAGCGCAAACCACTGAAGTCCGGACCGGCCAAGGGCACAAAAAAAAAGCCCCCGCGGTAG
- a CDS encoding YidB family protein, translated as MGLLDQLGQAAAGMMGGGDKSPLMQAVVNLLGQNSSLGGLNGLVQAFQKNGLGDIVNSWVSTGKNLPVSAEQIQQGLGGDLLKQLASQAGLSSEAAGSQLANLLPGLIDQLTPDGKMPDATLIEQGLNLLRGKLG; from the coding sequence ATGGGACTTCTCGATCAACTCGGACAGGCGGCAGCCGGCATGATGGGCGGCGGCGATAAGAGCCCTCTGATGCAGGCCGTAGTGAACCTGCTAGGGCAGAACAGTTCCCTCGGGGGGCTGAATGGACTCGTGCAGGCGTTTCAGAAGAACGGCCTGGGAGATATCGTCAATTCCTGGGTCAGTACAGGAAAGAACCTCCCGGTCTCGGCGGAGCAGATCCAGCAGGGCCTTGGCGGCGACCTCCTGAAGCAACTGGCATCTCAAGCGGGATTGAGCTCTGAAGCAGCCGGGAGCCAACTGGCCAATCTGCTTCCCGGGCTCATCGATCAGCTGACCCCGGACGGCAAGATGCCGGACGCCACATTGATTGAACAGGGATTGAATCTCTTGCGAGGAAAACTCGGGTAG
- a CDS encoding 6-phosphofructokinase yields the protein MSASDSQSTDQLDFVTMQGLLTYGEVLAQRTSSGRFVLPPPPPPAADRLPRAEEAIGRIRTFIQQAQAGLHSAEAYRTARQAVSTDACGGDPLVFFAAWNWLLARGELAPLYRAPIGATQKPAHRRPVAIVPRAQLTPQLAEGRIVLDLGDDRFWLLPRDLGDRTLFLTMRHGVSEVESKTHRVGRRLANVLDADRGIPRAEAVGAALARMVGVVGQQLGYLQLRNYLDPRTFLHLISHSPNTEQLCRRITRALIPDRADAVHPHIEATLESQDFGWVTGMEKQAEIDAAAQAFGVDAKTAKRLIKHPFYSYPGGHSFFDLYIDVIDGLHRLGRAHPGEVLCLYTHSSTLRALRIYLDPRPFREAFSEFGEYKEGQDNVVLLTLENGKLSGYSTAVGLIESERVAREAWVTVERERSQRVTLKPQRIKRLLALVSGGDFGGGGAALKELRVTGNRFGLEVFFVRHGFLGLANNWIDPVTEEDTRGMGSHASSPIGSSRFEDFKDEEVQRAAMRSLAPYLADSALVVLGGDGSLRGARAIHETYGVQVVGIPGTIDNNIAGTTSLGFHSAIALANQSIESLKATSAAMGSIFFVEVMGAGSGHLALACAYQARAEGILVNEHPDPDAYIEEIVLGTLKRTLGVPNKSHIFVVAERTPHRHHREGGVHGLVDYVANTIATWPQRREKSGHYALATATKATILGHTLRGAPPTPEDKMIAQHLAYETVRRLVEQPDTIVGCMVAYHDSNRLETIPLHAVAPKPFDWELFTRMHGTELAPDRV from the coding sequence ATGAGCGCTTCGGACAGCCAGTCAACCGATCAGTTGGACTTTGTCACGATGCAAGGCTTGCTGACCTACGGAGAGGTCCTCGCGCAACGCACCTCGAGCGGCAGGTTCGTGCTGCCGCCTCCCCCGCCGCCCGCTGCCGACCGGCTACCGCGCGCCGAAGAAGCGATCGGCCGGATCAGAACCTTCATCCAGCAGGCGCAGGCCGGTCTGCACAGCGCCGAGGCCTATCGCACGGCACGCCAGGCCGTCAGTACCGACGCGTGCGGAGGCGACCCACTCGTGTTCTTTGCCGCCTGGAACTGGCTCCTGGCTCGCGGTGAACTCGCCCCATTGTATCGCGCGCCGATCGGCGCCACGCAGAAGCCTGCGCATCGCCGCCCGGTCGCCATCGTGCCGCGCGCTCAGTTGACCCCACAGTTGGCCGAGGGCCGCATTGTGCTGGATCTGGGTGATGACCGGTTCTGGCTGCTTCCCCGCGACCTCGGCGACCGCACGCTGTTTCTCACGATGCGCCATGGCGTCTCGGAAGTAGAGAGCAAGACCCATCGAGTGGGCCGGCGGCTGGCCAATGTCCTGGATGCCGATCGCGGGATACCCAGGGCGGAAGCCGTCGGCGCGGCGCTGGCTCGCATGGTGGGCGTGGTCGGACAACAATTGGGTTATCTGCAATTGCGCAACTATCTCGATCCGCGCACGTTCCTTCACCTCATCAGCCATAGTCCGAACACGGAACAACTGTGCCGGCGCATCACGAGGGCGCTGATTCCGGACCGTGCGGATGCCGTCCATCCCCATATCGAAGCCACGTTGGAGTCGCAGGATTTCGGCTGGGTGACCGGCATGGAAAAGCAGGCGGAGATCGACGCTGCCGCGCAGGCCTTCGGCGTCGATGCCAAGACCGCCAAGCGGCTCATTAAACATCCCTTCTATAGTTATCCCGGAGGACATTCGTTCTTCGACCTCTATATCGATGTGATCGATGGCCTGCATCGGCTGGGCCGTGCCCATCCCGGAGAAGTGCTCTGCCTCTATACCCACAGTTCGACCCTGCGCGCACTGCGTATCTATCTGGACCCTCGTCCGTTCCGCGAAGCGTTTTCCGAATTCGGCGAATACAAGGAGGGACAGGACAATGTCGTCCTCCTCACGCTGGAGAACGGCAAACTCTCCGGCTACTCCACGGCCGTCGGCCTGATTGAAAGTGAACGGGTCGCCCGCGAAGCCTGGGTGACGGTCGAGCGGGAGCGGAGCCAGCGCGTCACACTCAAGCCTCAACGCATCAAGCGCCTGCTGGCACTCGTGTCGGGCGGGGATTTCGGCGGCGGCGGAGCGGCGTTGAAAGAATTGCGCGTGACCGGAAACCGCTTCGGCCTGGAGGTCTTTTTCGTCCGGCACGGTTTCCTCGGATTGGCGAACAACTGGATCGATCCCGTCACGGAAGAAGACACACGCGGCATGGGCAGCCATGCCAGCAGCCCCATCGGCAGCAGCCGTTTCGAAGATTTCAAAGACGAGGAGGTCCAACGCGCCGCCATGCGGTCTCTTGCGCCTTATCTCGCAGACTCGGCGCTCGTGGTGCTGGGAGGCGACGGCAGCCTGCGGGGCGCCCGGGCGATTCACGAGACCTACGGGGTGCAGGTCGTCGGCATTCCCGGCACCATCGACAACAACATCGCCGGCACGACTTCCCTGGGGTTTCATTCGGCCATCGCGCTGGCCAATCAATCCATTGAATCCCTCAAGGCGACCAGCGCGGCCATGGGCAGCATCTTTTTCGTGGAGGTCATGGGAGCGGGGTCCGGCCATCTGGCATTAGCCTGCGCCTATCAGGCCCGGGCGGAAGGGATCCTCGTGAATGAACACCCCGACCCCGATGCCTACATTGAAGAAATTGTCCTGGGCACGTTGAAGCGTACCCTGGGTGTGCCCAACAAGAGCCACATCTTTGTCGTGGCAGAGCGAACTCCCCACCGGCACCACCGGGAAGGCGGTGTCCATGGGCTGGTCGACTATGTGGCCAACACCATCGCAACCTGGCCGCAACGTCGGGAGAAGTCCGGCCACTATGCATTGGCCACGGCCACGAAGGCGACGATCCTGGGGCATACGCTCAGGGGCGCCCCCCCGACACCGGAAGACAAAATGATCGCGCAGCATCTCGCCTACGAAACCGTCCGCCGGCTTGTCGAACAACCGGACACGATCGTCGGCTGCATGGTCGCGTACCACGATTCCAACCGGCTCGAAACGATTCCTCTCCATGCCGTCGCGCCCAAACCGTTCGACTGGGAGTTGTTCACCCGCATGCACGGGACGGAGTTGGCCCCCGACAGGGTCTAG
- the hemL gene encoding glutamate-1-semialdehyde 2,1-aminomutase, with translation MKTQRSEQLFADAQLIIPGGVNSPVRAFRSVGGQPRFMARAKGSRLYDVDGNSYIDYVLSWGPMILGHAPATVTKAIQQAAGNGTSYGAPTELEIQLATMIREALPSMEMVRLVSSGTEAVMSAIRVARAYTKRDGILKFEGCYHGHSDYLLAKAGSGLTTLGIPDCPGVPEDFTKHTLTAPYNDLATTEKLIKKHYRQLACVIVEPIAGNMGVIPPSPEFLHALRKLTDAHGMLLIFDEVISGFRVQYGGAQTLYDIKPDLTILGKIIGGGLPVGAYGGAKDIMKMIAPSGPVYQAGTLSGNPLAVTAGIETLKRLKKPGTYEQLEQRSVALSEGVGNAARKAGVPLTQTRVSSMMCAFFTQGSVTDWASAKKADTKAYAKFFHQMLDAGIYLAPSQFEAAFMSVAHTPKDIDRTISAAQAAFKNL, from the coding sequence ATGAAAACACAACGATCGGAACAACTCTTCGCAGACGCGCAACTCATCATTCCCGGCGGAGTGAACAGCCCCGTTCGGGCCTTTCGCTCGGTGGGCGGGCAACCTCGGTTCATGGCACGCGCCAAAGGCTCACGGCTCTACGACGTCGACGGGAACAGCTACATCGACTACGTCCTGTCCTGGGGACCGATGATTCTCGGCCATGCGCCGGCGACCGTCACCAAGGCCATTCAACAGGCCGCCGGAAACGGTACCAGCTATGGCGCGCCAACCGAGTTGGAAATTCAACTGGCCACGATGATTCGCGAGGCCCTGCCGTCTATGGAGATGGTGCGGCTGGTGAGTTCTGGAACCGAAGCGGTCATGAGTGCCATTCGAGTCGCCCGCGCCTACACGAAACGCGACGGCATCCTGAAATTCGAAGGGTGTTATCACGGCCACAGCGACTACCTGCTGGCCAAGGCAGGGTCAGGTCTCACCACACTTGGCATTCCCGACTGCCCCGGTGTGCCGGAAGACTTCACCAAACACACATTAACCGCGCCCTATAACGACCTGGCCACCACGGAAAAACTGATCAAGAAGCACTACCGTCAGCTTGCCTGCGTCATTGTCGAACCGATCGCCGGAAACATGGGTGTGATTCCGCCCTCTCCAGAGTTCTTGCACGCCTTGCGCAAGCTGACCGATGCCCATGGCATGTTGCTGATTTTTGACGAAGTCATTTCGGGATTCCGCGTGCAATACGGCGGCGCGCAGACGCTGTACGACATCAAGCCTGATCTGACGATCCTGGGGAAAATTATCGGTGGAGGACTTCCGGTGGGCGCCTACGGCGGCGCGAAGGACATCATGAAGATGATTGCCCCGTCCGGACCGGTCTATCAGGCCGGCACGTTGTCAGGGAATCCGCTGGCCGTCACGGCCGGCATCGAAACGCTGAAGCGCCTCAAGAAACCAGGCACCTACGAACAGCTCGAACAGCGTTCGGTGGCCCTCTCGGAGGGAGTGGGGAATGCCGCGCGAAAGGCCGGGGTTCCGCTCACGCAAACCCGCGTCAGTTCGATGATGTGTGCGTTCTTCACTCAGGGGTCGGTCACGGATTGGGCATCAGCCAAGAAAGCCGACACGAAGGCCTACGCGAAGTTCTTTCACCAGATGCTGGACGCCGGAATTTACCTGGCCCCGTCACAGTTCGAGGCCGCGTTCATGTCGGTGGCCCATACGCCCAAAGACATCGACCGCACGATCAGCGCCGCTCAAGCTGCGTTCAAGAACCTCTGA
- a CDS encoding glyoxalase superfamily protein, with protein sequence MQLGTPIPILRIFDEAKAKEFYLDFLGFRLDWEHRFEAHLPLYMQISKDRCILHLSEHHGDCSPGAAMRIETTGLDAFQRQLAAKQYRYARPTIDLTPWDSHDMSVTDPFGNRLTFTDTRGTQS encoded by the coding sequence ATGCAACTGGGAACACCTATCCCCATCCTCCGCATCTTCGACGAAGCGAAGGCGAAGGAATTCTATCTCGATTTCTTGGGCTTCAGACTGGATTGGGAGCATCGCTTTGAAGCGCACTTGCCGCTCTACATGCAGATCTCGAAAGATCGCTGCATTCTGCATCTGTCCGAGCATCATGGCGACTGCAGTCCCGGGGCGGCCATGCGGATCGAAACGACCGGTCTGGACGCCTTCCAGCGGCAACTTGCGGCGAAACAGTATCGATACGCCCGGCCGACCATCGACCTGACCCCATGGGACAGTCATGACATGTCGGTGACCGACCCCTTTGGAAACCGATTGACGTTCACTGATACCCGCGGCACTCAGTCCTAG
- a CDS encoding N-acetylmuramoyl-L-alanine amidase, with protein sequence MPNPSTYQFNLPQRGRPSDVMLNEVWYPGIQAYWETSTSSRIFDAILGIKALVIHATAGSSSAGAVSVMKEGKASFHWLLPDEDEPQHGQLVWACAPEARAAWHVRNSCSHPSINDGADKVNHWSLGIEVVNRQAGSDRFSDWQIHATAQIVRYCWAKYPNLKHVVSHAKLDPARRSDPGTAFPWARLKTLVLTPEAEDGVPSVALDAQPASSIKSTTGHEGCCHG encoded by the coding sequence ATGCCCAATCCCTCCACCTATCAATTCAACCTGCCGCAACGAGGGCGCCCATCCGATGTGATGCTCAACGAAGTCTGGTACCCCGGCATTCAAGCCTATTGGGAAACCAGCACGTCGAGCCGCATCTTCGACGCCATCTTAGGCATCAAAGCGCTGGTCATTCATGCGACCGCCGGTTCGAGTTCGGCCGGAGCCGTCTCCGTGATGAAGGAAGGCAAGGCGTCGTTTCACTGGCTGCTGCCGGATGAAGATGAGCCGCAGCATGGGCAATTGGTCTGGGCCTGTGCCCCGGAGGCCAGGGCTGCCTGGCACGTCAGGAATTCCTGTTCACACCCGAGCATCAACGACGGCGCCGACAAGGTCAACCACTGGTCGCTCGGGATCGAGGTGGTCAACCGTCAGGCCGGCAGCGATCGATTTTCCGACTGGCAAATCCACGCCACCGCGCAGATCGTGCGCTATTGCTGGGCCAAATATCCCAACCTGAAACATGTCGTCTCGCACGCGAAGCTGGACCCGGCCCGGCGTAGCGATCCGGGCACGGCTTTTCCCTGGGCGCGCCTCAAGACACTCGTCCTCACGCCGGAGGCGGAAGATGGGGTTCCGTCCGTCGCGTTGGACGCGCAACCGGCCTCCTCCATAAAATCGACAACCGGCCACGAGGGCTGTTGCCACGGATGA
- the pyk gene encoding pyruvate kinase, with protein sequence MRKAKIVCTIGPASDGAVVLDQLIRSGMDAARLNFSHGTHDSHGRAIKTIRDTADRHGVAIAIIQDLQGPRIRVGEIDGVLELIAGRRVRLRTMFLRSGGQIGARTVIAAGTVQDIPVTYQALTRDIRPGAKILIDDGLVELTADRIVDGAVECTVVAGGRVTSHKGMNLPGTVVSAPTLTEKDREDLRFGVAQGVDYIALSFVRGAQDIMAAKELIAECGGDVPVIAKIERQEAVTDLEAILVHADGVMVARGDLGVELGPEAVPVLQKRIIATANRQRRLVITATQMLESMTQHLRPTRAEASDVANAVFDGTDAVMLSAETAVGHYPVEVVQVMDRIIRAAEVETGPCFVRRSQGEQGQDSIPEAISLSAYSAAATIGASAIVAFSERGTTARLVSKQRPVAPIIGLTPFETVRRQMALYWGVLPHTVPQIPTTDERVNEAERRLKAEGLARSGQRIVILSGTRIGQPGGTNLMKLHEVA encoded by the coding sequence ATGCGAAAAGCGAAAATCGTCTGCACCATCGGTCCGGCGAGCGATGGCGCCGTCGTGCTCGACCAGCTCATTCGAAGCGGCATGGATGCGGCCCGTTTGAATTTTTCCCACGGCACGCACGACTCGCATGGGCGGGCGATCAAGACGATTCGCGACACGGCCGATCGTCACGGGGTGGCGATTGCGATCATTCAGGATCTGCAGGGACCGCGCATTCGCGTCGGCGAAATCGACGGCGTGCTGGAGCTCATCGCCGGTCGGCGAGTTCGGCTGAGGACGATGTTCTTACGATCCGGCGGGCAGATCGGTGCCAGGACGGTGATCGCCGCGGGTACGGTGCAGGATATCCCTGTCACCTATCAGGCGCTGACCAGGGACATTCGGCCCGGGGCCAAAATACTGATCGACGATGGACTGGTGGAATTGACGGCGGATCGAATCGTCGATGGTGCGGTAGAGTGTACCGTGGTGGCAGGCGGACGTGTGACGTCTCATAAGGGGATGAATCTGCCCGGCACGGTCGTGAGCGCTCCGACCCTGACGGAGAAAGACCGGGAAGATTTGCGTTTCGGCGTGGCGCAGGGCGTGGACTATATCGCGTTATCCTTTGTCCGTGGAGCGCAGGACATCATGGCCGCCAAGGAATTGATTGCCGAATGCGGCGGCGACGTGCCGGTGATCGCCAAGATCGAGCGGCAGGAGGCCGTCACGGACCTGGAGGCCATTCTCGTTCACGCCGACGGGGTCATGGTGGCGCGCGGAGATTTGGGCGTTGAGCTCGGCCCGGAAGCCGTGCCGGTGCTGCAGAAGCGCATCATCGCGACGGCGAATCGCCAACGACGGCTGGTGATTACCGCGACGCAGATGCTCGAGTCCATGACACAACATTTGCGGCCGACCAGGGCGGAAGCGTCGGATGTGGCCAATGCCGTGTTCGATGGCACCGATGCCGTGATGCTCTCCGCGGAAACGGCCGTCGGCCATTACCCGGTGGAAGTCGTGCAGGTGATGGATCGGATCATACGGGCGGCCGAAGTCGAAACGGGGCCCTGTTTTGTCCGTCGCTCGCAGGGCGAGCAGGGACAGGATTCTATTCCGGAGGCCATCTCGCTCTCGGCCTACTCGGCTGCCGCGACGATCGGCGCGAGTGCGATTGTCGCCTTCAGTGAACGGGGAACGACGGCCCGGCTGGTCTCCAAGCAACGTCCGGTTGCGCCGATTATCGGGTTGACGCCGTTCGAGACGGTCCGCCGGCAGATGGCGTTGTATTGGGGGGTGCTTCCCCACACCGTGCCACAGATTCCGACGACCGATGAGCGGGTCAACGAGGCTGAGCGGCGCTTGAAGGCCGAGGGTTTGGCACGGAGCGGACAACGCATCGTCATTTTGTCCGGCACCAGAATCGGGCAACCGGGCGGGACGAATCTAATGAAATTGCATGAGGTGGCTTAG